Within the Herbaspirillum sp. RTI4 genome, the region CAGGGTCAGCGTCACGGCTTCCAGTTGGAAGGTGTGCGGCATGGTTTGGGAAATCGCTTCGATCAGTTCGCGAAAACTGCCGGAACCGATCAGACTCAGATCGAATGCCTGATGCTTGTGCATGATTTGCTGGTTGGTATGGGCCAGCTTCAGCAATTCCTGCATTTCGGCATGCAGACGATGGTTCTCGTCGAGCAAGTCCTCATTCATCGCCGACAGATCCGCGGCGTGCGATGGTTCCATGTCTGTCCCGGTCTGAAAGCCGACTGTTTGATCGATCTGCGCCGCAGCTTGCGTCGCCCCTGTCCTAACTGTCCGAAGTTTGCCACACGAGTAGTACCGCAGTATTACAGACGGCTCAGGGAATGTGTTTCCTGAGCCGTCTTTTCAATCGAAGCTGGCAGATGGCAGCGTGATTTAAAGCAGAATTTACAGCGCGCTGAAAAAACGGGTCGACATGCTCTCCAGTCCCACGCTGCGCAACACTTCCTGCAAGCGTTCGGCTGGCCGTTGTCGCGGCAAATCCTTGTAACGGGCAATGATCAGCTCGTTTTTCATCGAATGCTCCCAGCCCACCAGTTCCGTTACGCTGACCTGATACCCGTGCGCTTCCAGTTGCAGGCAGCGCAAGACATTGGTCAGCTGGCTGCCAAATTCGCGGGTATGCAGCGGATGCCGCCACAGTTCAGTGAGCGAAGACTGCTGCAAGGCCTTGCCCTTGTTCAGATTCAAGGCTTTGGCCACTTCGGCCTGACAGCAAGGCACCAGCACCATGAATTTGGCCTGTTTTTGCAGGGCAAAGTGGATGGCGTCATCGGTCGCCGTATCGCAGGCATGCAAGGCGGTCACGATATCGATGTGCGCCGGCAACAAGTCCGACGTGGTCGATTGCGCTACCGACAAATTAAGAAATTCCATGCCCGGAAACCCGAGCCGGGTCGCCAGTTGTCGCGATTGCTGCACCAGCTCTTCGCGCGTTTCTATGCCGAAAATGCGTGAGCCGCTATCGAGCGTTTTGAAAAACAGGTCGTACAGGATGAAGCCCAGATAAGACTTGCCCGCACCGTGGTCGACCAGCTGCACGTCGGGATGATCGAGGCGAATCTCTTGCAGCAGCGGCTCGATGAACTGATAGAGGTGGTACACCTGCTTGAGCTTGCGACGGCTGTCCTGATTGAGCTTGCCGTCGCGCGTCAGGATGTGCAATTCCTTGAGTAATTCCAGCGACTGACCGGGGCGGATTTCGGGCGGCAGCACCGCCGCTTCCGGCACCTTGGTTTTGGTTTTGTTTGTACTTTTAGACATTGAACAGGAAATTCATCACATCGCCATTTTTGACGATGTATTCCTTGCCTTCAGAACGCATCTTGCCGGCTTCTTTCGCACCCGCTTCGCCCTTGAAATGGATGAAATCTTCGTAAGCAATGGTCTGGGCGCGGATAAAGCCGCGTTCAAAGTCGGTGTGGATCACACCGGCAGCTTGCGGGCCGGTCGCGCCCACGTGGACGGTCCAGGCGCGCACTTCCTTGACGCCAGCGGTGAAGTAGGTTTGCAGGCCCAGCAGTGTGTAGGCAGCGCGGATCAGGCGATCCAGCCCCGGCTCTTCCAGACCCATGTCGGCCAGGAAAGCGCCCTTGTCGGCGTCGTCCAGATCGGCAATTTCGGCTTCCATTGCCGCGCAGATGGCGACGACCGGCGCATTTTGCGCTTTGGCGTAGGCGGTCAGCTGATCGAGCAGGGGATTGTTTTCAAAACCATCGTCGGCCACATTGCCGACAAACATCGCGGGCTTGGCGGTAATCAGGTAGAGCGGTTTAATCAGTTCCATCTCTTCGGCATCCAGACCGGCGGCGCGCACCGGTTTGGCATCGTTGAGGAAAGGCATGATGCGTTCCATGATGGCCAGCAGCTTGACGGCATCCTTGTCGCCGGCGCGTGCTTTTTTGCTTTCGCGATGGATGGCTTTTTCCAGCGCGGCCAGATCGGCCAATGCCAGTTCGGTCTGAATCACGGCGATATCGTCCAGCGGATCGATGCGGCCGGAAACGTGAATCACGTTCGGATCTTCAAAGCAACGCACCACGTTGACGATAGCGTCGGTTTCGCGGATATGCGCCAGAAACTGGTTGCCCAGTCCTTCGCCCTTGGAAGCACCGGCCACCAGCCCGGCGATATCGACGAATTCCACCGTGGCGCGCTGGATACGCTCTGGCTTGACGATCTCGGCCAGCGCGGTCAGCCGCGGATCTGGCACCTCGACGATGCCGTTGTTCGGCTCAATGGTGCAGAAGGGATAGTTTTCGGCAGGGATGCCGGCCTTGGTTAGTGCATTGAAAAGGGTGGACTTACCAACGTTGGGCAAGCCGACAATGCCGCATTTGAGACTCATGAGAAATTTTCCGGATCGAGAGGTTATTTGTTAGTTGTGCTGCGAATTGTGCTGCGCTTGCCGGGTATTTCCTGCGCTGTTGGCCTCTGGGGAGAGGCGCTCAGACCGGCAGGTGGCATGCCAAGCCGCAATTGTAACCGTTCGCTTGCCGGGATAAGGCCAAAAGGGTGGGGGAGGCGTTGTGGCTGTCCGACTTCGCCCTAAGCTATATCACTTGATTCAGGCCTGCCTGCCCCACGTAAACGCGGCACTTGTCAGAGGTAAATGACCTCGACGATCGCACTGCCCTTGAGTTCAATATCGGCGTTGCTGGGGACGTTGCCCCCTTTTTCGATGGACGCAGCCAACTCCATTGGGAAGACGAAGCGCGTGCCGCTTATCAGCACGGTATTGTTCGAGGGGGCGATCAGGTGGCCAGAGGAGGTGTCCACATAGGGCCTGCTAGTGAGGGAATCTCTTGCCGGGCCCGTCATGAGGTGGGAACTGGTAAGGGTGCCGGTGGCATCGGTGACCGACACTTTGTTCATGCGAATCGCCAGGGCCGCGATGGGTTGTCCACTCGTGGAGCCTAGTGAAAAAAACTTGATCGGGGCAAGATTTATGGCGAGTGCGCCTGAACCAGGCTGCTTGAATTGAAAATTCATCCCACGGTTGGGCTTGCTCGACGCAGGCCGGTTGTCCGTTATTTTGAGCGCCACCAGCGTCGGGCTGTCGCACTGAACCGTGGCGGAAAAGGGTTTGGCATCCACTCCGACGGAGGCCGATGGGCTGAGTTGGCCACGCAAAATTTCACCGAAATCGACAAGACCATCATTTTGCAGCTCAATCTGGCAAACGGTCGCTTTGAGTGCTCCCGTCATTTTCCACGGCGCCGTCATGGCGGCGTGCGTCGCGGTAGCCACCATCCCCAGGAGGGCGCTTGCCAGACACTGCATTATTATTGATTTCGCAGAAGCTGTTTTCATGGCGGGTCACGTAGGGTGAGTCGTGTGTGCTGCGGAGCAAATTCAGGGGGCGGCGCGTTGGTAAAAGGACGGTCGCCCCCACTGTTCTGAACTTGCCCTCGCACTTACTTCGCTTACTTTATTGAAAAGACTTTACAGATAGTGGATTTCCATCGTGGTCCTGCCTTCCAGTTCGACGTCGTCCGTACCGGCAAGCAGGGCACCCTCGTTGAGAGTGGTTAGCACCTTGATAGGGAAGCTGAATTCTTTCCCTGCTGCGTTGCTCCAGGACGTACCGCCGCCTGTGGTCGTCGTTATATAAGGTTTACGGCTATCGAAAAACTTTTCGTTGAGATATCCACAGGCGCTTGCGCATGCTGCAACAGTGTCAGTCACATCGAGATAGGCATCGACCGAGGTGCCATCATTTTTGGTGACCGTCGGCTTCTCGAACTGCAAAGCATAGGCACCAATGGAGACGTTAGGGGCGAAGCGGCCCAGACCGAGTAAAGATTCTGATGGCAGTGTAATTAAAGTGGAGCCCATGACTTGGGTGGGCAATGGGGTGTCCGGTTTCATGTCCGTGCCCGGGTTGTCATCGGTCACCTTGACCCAGATAAGAGTGTCCATATTGCAGCTGACTTCCAGCGTAATGGCTTTCTCGCTCAGATAATTAGCCTCACCCGGATTCAGGCTGCCGCGCGGAATAACGCCGTAATCAACCTCGCTGACGATATTCGCATCACACGCGGGCATCGTGATCTTGGCGCTCAGATTGAGAGCGGAGCTGGCAGGGGTTGCTGCGCCAGCGTACCCGGCGAGACCCAGCAGAAAAGCGAATCCGCCGAGTTTTTGAATGTTGTTCATGGTGCTGAATTCCTTGAGTGAAGAATTGGGTAACTTACGGACAAAGCCGCTGGCGTTGTTGCATTGCCTTGCCGTGCTAGAGCACTGTCTGCGGCAATGCGCCTAGCCAGTGGCGTTGTTGCATTGCCTTGCCGTGCTAGAGCACTGTCTGCGGCAATGCGCCTAGCCAGTGGCGTTGTTGCATTGCCTTGCCTTGCCGTGCTAGAGCACTGTCTGCGGCAATGCGCCTGGCCAGTGGCTTTGTGCGTAAGTCCTAAAACCGTAACCGGCCCTATTCATTTCGGAGGCTATGTTTTCATGGATGGCCGCGCAGGGTGCGAGAGGTTGTCGCACTGAGTACGGTCGCCTCCGCTGCGCTGAACTTGCCAACGCGCCCACTTTTCAGAAACTGCCTTACAAAAAGTAGATTTCCATCGTGGCTTTACCTGCCAGATCGATGTTCGTGGTGCCGGTAAGAAGCGAGCCTTTGTTGAGTGTGGTGGCAACCTTGATGGGGAAGGTGAATTCTTTCCCTGCGGGGTGGCGCCAGGAACCACTTTCGTTGACGGTCGCCGATACATAAGGCGAGCTGCTTCTGACAACCTCTTTCGCGGTTCCACAGCTACTCGTGCACTCTCGGGGACGGTCAGATAAAGCAATAAGGGCGGTAGTACTCACGGCAGTATTGTTGATGACCGTTGCCTCGTTGAATTGCAAAGCATAGGCTCCGACGGAGACGCCATCGGCGAACTTGCCCAGGCCCAAAAAAGCTTCTGGCGGCTGATCCGGGTGAGCGCCGACATCGAATTCCATTCCCAGGTAGCCACCCGGCTTCATGTCCGCCCCGGTATTGTCGTCAGTCACCTTGACCCACAGCATGGTATCCATATCGCAGCTAATTTGTAGCGCGATAGATTTTGGTGGCAGGAAAGTAAACTCTGTGGGGTTCAACGAGCCGCGTGAGATGCTGCCGTGGTCGACCGTGCCGGAGATGGTTGCGTTGCACGCGGGGGCTTTGATTTTGGCGCTCAGAGTGAGTGCTGCGGTAGCCGGCGCAGGCGTTGCTGCGCAGGCGTAACCGGCGAGGCCCAGCAGAAAAGCGAATCCGCTGATTTTTTGTATGTTGTTCATGGTGTTGAATTCCTTTAATGAAAAAATGATCCGCGCAAGAGTCATCAGAGATAGACGACGGAGACCGTGGCATCGCCTTTGAGCACAATTTCGGCGGCGGAAGGGATGTGATAGGTGGACATGACGGAGGCCGCGATTTCAAGAGGAAAAACGAAATCTCTGCCAGAGCTGGGCACGTTGATGCCGGCGGCGTAAGGAGCCACCAGTTCGGACGGTTTCACATGCGTAAAGTTGGCATAAGTCGCGCCATTCATGGCGGCGTAGTCGCTTCCCATCCTTACCCCTGCGATCTCCACGGTGTCGACTTTAATCTTTTCTACGCGTATCGCAAAAGAGGCTAAACCCACGGGAGTGGTCTCGTCAGTGCTGAAGCTGAAGTAATGAGTAGTCTGCAGGTTAGTTTCGTCAGGACCATTGCCGCCAGGCTGGAATTTGAACTTCATTGCAGCGGTAGGTCGGCTTGCTGCCCGGTTGTCTTCTACCTTGAGCGCGATCAGCGTGATGCCTGAGCAGCTCACATTGGCGTTGATTTTTTTCGAACCGATACCGGTGGGGTCGGTGGAGCTGAGTATGGTGCGGGCAATATCGTCGAATGTAACGACGCCGCTGTCGTCCAGAGCGATGGTGCAGGCGGGAGTGCCGAGTGTACCTTTGACTTCCAGCGAGACGGAACTGGCTGCATAAGTGGATGCGGTGGCGGCGGCCAGAACAGTGGCGGCAAAGAGTTGCGTACGGAGCTTCATGTGAAACCTTTCATAAATAGAAAAATGCTTTGTTCAGGCCATCAGGAAGTGGCAAAAAAACAAACTTTGCGCAGGGCGATGCCACCGTCACGCTGCATGATGGAAATCGCAAAAAAACAGGAGAGACGAATCGGGAGACGAGTCATTCATGCACCTTGCTATGGTCGGGTAATTTCCGTGCGGAAACCATCAGAGCTGCCCTATAAATGCTTAAGAGTGGTCTGAATTTGTGTGCTTGCTTGCTTATTTCTTGCTTGTTGTTTGCCTGTTGCTGGCGTCTTGTTTGATGTCGGGAGCTGGGGTGGGGTAGTCGTATCAGGAATGGTGTGCGGAGGGGAGTCCTATAGCACAGAGAAATCCAGTGCGGAAAAATTTCAGGCAGGCCCGCTTTTGTCCGCCGCCAGAAGCCTTACAGATAAACGATTTCCATCGTGACTTTGCCGTCAAGTTCGGCGGTATCGCCTGCTTTAAGGAGGGAGCTTTTGTTGATCGTTGTTGCCACCACGATGGGGAAGGTAAAGGTTTTTCCCGCTGCCGGGTCCCAGCTGCTGCCGTTGTATGTGACCGCGCCAAAATAGGGTACTAAATTTAAAAAAAATGCTGTATCAGCTGGAGTTTCGCTGATCGCACCGGTAGCGCTGGACGCCCTGATTAACTTGACGGGCATGCTTGCATTAGCGCTATTGACTACCGTTGCGTAAGCGAACTGCAAGGCATAGGCGCCGATGGGAATGCCCGCGC harbors:
- the ychF gene encoding redox-regulated ATPase YchF; its protein translation is MSLKCGIVGLPNVGKSTLFNALTKAGIPAENYPFCTIEPNNGIVEVPDPRLTALAEIVKPERIQRATVEFVDIAGLVAGASKGEGLGNQFLAHIRETDAIVNVVRCFEDPNVIHVSGRIDPLDDIAVIQTELALADLAALEKAIHRESKKARAGDKDAVKLLAIMERIMPFLNDAKPVRAAGLDAEEMELIKPLYLITAKPAMFVGNVADDGFENNPLLDQLTAYAKAQNAPVVAICAAMEAEIADLDDADKGAFLADMGLEEPGLDRLIRAAYTLLGLQTYFTAGVKEVRAWTVHVGATGPQAAGVIHTDFERGFIRAQTIAYEDFIHFKGEAGAKEAGKMRSEGKEYIVKNGDVMNFLFNV
- a CDS encoding DUF1120 domain-containing protein; protein product: MNNIQKISGFAFLLGLAGYACAATPAPATAALTLSAKIKAPACNATISGTVDHGSISRGSLNPTEFTFLPPKSIALQISCDMDTMLWVKVTDDNTGADMKPGGYLGMEFDVGAHPDQPPEAFLGLGKFADGVSVGAYALQFNEATVINNTAVSTTALIALSDRPRECTSSCGTAKEVVRSSSPYVSATVNESGSWRHPAGKEFTFPIKVATTLNKGSLLTGTTNIDLAGKATMEIYFL
- a CDS encoding SAM-dependent methyltransferase, which translates into the protein MSKSTNKTKTKVPEAAVLPPEIRPGQSLELLKELHILTRDGKLNQDSRRKLKQVYHLYQFIEPLLQEIRLDHPDVQLVDHGAGKSYLGFILYDLFFKTLDSGSRIFGIETREELVQQSRQLATRLGFPGMEFLNLSVAQSTTSDLLPAHIDIVTALHACDTATDDAIHFALQKQAKFMVLVPCCQAEVAKALNLNKGKALQQSSLTELWRHPLHTREFGSQLTNVLRCLQLEAHGYQVSVTELVGWEHSMKNELIIARYKDLPRQRPAERLQEVLRSVGLESMSTRFFSAL
- a CDS encoding DUF1120 domain-containing protein — translated: MKTASAKSIIMQCLASALLGMVATATHAAMTAPWKMTGALKATVCQIELQNDGLVDFGEILRGQLSPSASVGVDAKPFSATVQCDSPTLVALKITDNRPASSKPNRGMNFQFKQPGSGALAINLAPIKFFSLGSTSGQPIAALAIRMNKVSVTDATGTLTSSHLMTGPARDSLTSRPYVDTSSGHLIAPSNNTVLISGTRFVFPMELAASIEKGGNVPSNADIELKGSAIVEVIYL
- a CDS encoding DUF1120 domain-containing protein — encoded protein: MNNIQKLGGFAFLLGLAGYAGAATPASSALNLSAKITMPACDANIVSEVDYGVIPRGSLNPGEANYLSEKAITLEVSCNMDTLIWVKVTDDNPGTDMKPDTPLPTQVMGSTLITLPSESLLGLGRFAPNVSIGAYALQFEKPTVTKNDGTSVDAYLDVTDTVAACASACGYLNEKFFDSRKPYITTTTGGGTSWSNAAGKEFSFPIKVLTTLNEGALLAGTDDVELEGRTTMEIHYL
- a CDS encoding DUF1120 domain-containing protein, which translates into the protein MKLRTQLFAATVLAAATASTYAASSVSLEVKGTLGTPACTIALDDSGVVTFDDIARTILSSTDPTGIGSKKINANVSCSGITLIALKVEDNRAASRPTAAMKFKFQPGGNGPDETNLQTTHYFSFSTDETTPVGLASFAIRVEKIKVDTVEIAGVRMGSDYAAMNGATYANFTHVKPSELVAPYAAGINVPSSGRDFVFPLEIAASVMSTYHIPSAAEIVLKGDATVSVVYL